From Mucilaginibacter gotjawali:
CTTACAAACATAATAATTGGAATGGCAGCAAAATAAACCAGCGTTACCATATAATTTACCTTTAAAGAGTAAACGATAACGAACACCATCCCGATCAAACTCACAAAAAGAACGCTGATGAAGGAGGTAATAAATTTCTCGCTATCCAACCGCACCTTTTGCAATATGCCCAGGGTTTCGCCGCTGCGCTGGTCCTCAAAAACCTGGTAAGGTAGTTCAAGGGAGTGTTTTAGCCCGTCGGCATACATTTCGGCGCCGGTTTTCTGGGTGATAATATTGGTAAAATAGTCCTGGAAGTTTTTGGCAATGCGCGATACCATAGCGGCGCCTACAGCCAAACCAATCATACCCAGCGCGCCATAAAAACGATAATCAAAAGAATGTACCTGGTGGTCTTTTGGAACGATGTATTTGTCCATTATTTTACCGGTGATCATTGGGTCGAGAAGTGAAAAGCCAATGTTAAAACCCGCAAGAGCAAGGGCAAGGACTACCACCCAGCGGTGTTTCTTTAAATAGGACAGGAGTATTTTCATGCTGACTATGAGTGTTTTTCAACAAAAATAAAAAAGCAAACGGGTATTATGGAATGTTCGGTTTAATTTGACATTTTACGTATTTTTAGTCTGGATATCTTCCGTCATGCGAAAGCTCGTTTTATTTGTGTTTCTATCGGTATTTTTTGTTGCAAAATTATTTGCGCAGACCGACACCTCCGCGTTTAGATTTCTAAATCACCTGGTTTTTAAAAATGGCAAAGCGAGGATAACGATAAAGGCCATTTACAGGGATTTTCACCGGAGTGGTGACGAACCTGAGTTTCTTAAAATGAGCCAAAAGAAAAAGCTCCGGTACAAAGACTATTTTCTTAGCTGCTGCGGGGGGAGTGCCATTAGTTTTAGGTTGCCAGCGTCATCGGAACTATATGATATAGTCATGCGACAGGGCATCCAATTCGATATTAACCATAGTAAACCGGGCGACGTTATGTATTTAACCTGCCTGGTATTCGAGGGTGAGAAACAGTATAACGGCGACCCTTTCCTTGTGGTAACCAATATTTCTGACAAGGCAGACTAAAAATAAAAAAGCCACTTCTATCCGAAATGGCTTTTAATAAATTATGTGTTTGACCGGTTTTATACCGTCATAATATCTTTTTCCTTCGCTGCGGAAAGACTATCCACTTTGATGATATAAGCATCAGTTAACTTTTGAACTTCGGCTTCGCCAACTTTCATTTCATCTTCTGATACACCTTCAGTTTTTAGTTTCCTGATCTTTTCATTTGCCTCTTTACGGATATTGCGGATGGCAATTTTGCCGGTTTCAGCTTCAGCCTTGGCTTTTTTTACCAGGTCGCGGCGGCGTTCTTCGGTTAACGGCGGTACGTTGATGCGGATGATCACACCGTCGTTTTGCGGGTTAACGCCCAGGTTGGCTTCCATGATGGCTTTTTCAATAGGCCCCAGCAGTGATTTTTCCCATGGCTGTACCACAATGGTACGCGCATCAGGTGTGTTTACACTGCCCACCTGGCTCAGCGGGGTTGGGCTGCCATAATAATCAACATAAATATCATCCAGCATGGAAGGGCTGGCCTTACCTGCGCGGATCTTTAATAATTCGCCATCGCAATGGTCAATGGCTTTGTCCATGTGCGCTTTGGCATCGTTAACTTGTTTTTTAATGAGTTCGCTCATCGCTTCAGAATTTTGACAAAAATAGTAAAAAGGTTCAATTTACAATTACTATTTGCTGAACGGTTGAATAAGGGAAAAAGTGTGTGGAGAATAACGTGTGACCACCATACTTTTCAAAATATACCGGGATGATTATCTTAAATAAATAAATTACTGATATCCAAATGCTTTCGAAACATTATCTAATACCGCTGGTTGTACAGCCATGAGAAGTTTAGTTTATATTATAGTGGTTGTGCTGATCATCAGCTGGCTGCTCGGGGGCTTTGCCTTCCACGTGGGCGGCGATGCCATCCACATCATTATTGTAATAGCCGTTATTTTGTTATTATTTAACTTATTTGGCAACCATTCCGATTCGTACAGGCGCAGGTGGTGGTAACAAGCAAAATCTGTTTCAAATCGATATTTTCCTTGTGTCCATAGTGATGCCTTCGTGCACTTGGTGGTTAATTTTTACCACTAAGTGCACGAAGATTTCGCAAAGATCACGAAGCGGAGGGGGCAAAGATCTTATTTTAATATAGTTTTCAGTGTGTCACACAAAAATTCTATCTCCTCTTCAGTATTATAATAATGGACCGATGCCCGTACAATGCTGGTTAGGTGGTGTTTATTCATATAGATAAGGGTTGATACCGCTTTGCCGACCGATACATTGATCTGTTTTTCACCCAGCAGGTTTTTTACAGTCGCGCTGTCCATCCCTTTTACGGAAAAGGTAACAATGCCGCATTGTTGGTCCCCTGCGTCGTGAACGGTTATGCCTTCTATATTTTCCAGCTGGTTGCGCAACAGTCCGGCTAAATATTGTATGCGCAGCCAGATCCTGTCTACACCAATATCAAGTGCATATTCCACCGCTTTGCCAAGGCCGAGAATCAGGGCACGATTTTTTTCGTAAAGCTCGAAGCGGCGCGCATCATCGCGCACTTTAAAATCATCTTCCGAAACTGAGGCCGCAGTGGAGCCGTCGATAAAGGTAAGTTTTAACTGATCCTGTACCGCTTTTCGCACAAATAAAAAACCCGTCCCGCGTGGTGCGCGCAGGTATTTGCGACCGGTTACCGCCAGCATATCGCAACCGATCTCTTTTACGTCAACCGGAATTTGCCCGGCACTCTGGCAGGCATCTACCAAATATAAAATACCATGTTTGCGGGCTATTTGGCCAATCTCCACAACCGGGATCATCCCGCCGGCGGTTGAAGGGATATGCGTAACCGCAATGAGTTTGGTTTTTGGCGAAATGGCTGCTTCCAGAGCCTCCAGTGAAAAATTACCATATTCATCATTGAGGATCACTTTAAATTCGATACCCAATGTTTTTTTGGCGTTTAATAAACCGATCAGGTTGGTTACATATTCCATTTCGGTAGTAAGCACCACGTCGCCCGGTTTAAAATCAATGCCATTAAATGCCAGCATCCATGCGGTGCTGGCGTTTTCAACCATGGCTATTTCCTCTTTTTCAGCATTAATGAGGCGGGCTACCAAATCGTAAGTGTTATCTAATTGTTGTTTGTATTTGGCCTCAGTTTCGTAGCCGCCGCATGCGGCTTCTTCAAGCAAATAGTTGATCACCGTATCTACCACCACGTCAGGCGGCAGCGAGGCCCCCGCATTATTGAAGTGGACCTTTTGCGCTGTCCCTTTTGTTGCAGCCCTCAATTGTTGTATCTCTTGTTCGCCGATTAAAGTCGAGTCCATTTTATTGGTAATTTGTTTAAAACAAAGTAAAAAGATCTAACAATAATAAAACAGATGCAGAAGTTGTAATTTAAAGCATAACAGATCAGGTGGTGCTGCTTATTAATTTCTCATCCGATGATGGATAAGCAATAGCTGTAATGGAAGGACAAAATTTTAAATGAACATTTTATTCCAGCGCGTGAGGGAACTGTTGCGACACCAGTTTTTCAACCGGGTAGCCCATGGCTTTGCAGCGGGCAACAATTTCATCGTAAAGCTTTTTGTCCATATGCGGTTTGCGGCTCATGATAAACAGGAAACGGTAATCTGGATGGCCCACCACAGCCCAGGAATAATCAGGGGCAAGGTCTATCAGCCAGTAATCTACCTTAATTGGCCATATAAACTGGGCTTTCATCTGCCCGTCGCGGGTGTTTTTATCAGGAAATATTTTGGAGTGAATGGTGCGGATTTTATTGTCCTCGTCGCGGCAGGTGGTTGCCACATCATAGTAGCCATCACTATTAAGGTTGTAATGGGTGGTGGTTTCACGGCTGCCCTTATCAAACAACGTTGGGATAGAGTAAAGAGAATACCAGGTGCCCGAAAAGTTTTTCAGGTCGACCTTACTTACGGTTTTATTAGGCACGCCCCCTGAAAAAAGCGACAGACAGGCCGCCAGCCCTATGCAGAATATTTTCATACCGGTTTTTTAGATAAGTACGGAATTGAATTTAAAGGGGATTTTGCCGCTAAAAATTTTTATCGCAATAGGTTAAAGCAACCACCGTACTACCTGGTTCAGATCTACTACCGGCCATTATTTTAGCTACCGGGGACTAAGCGCTAAACAAGCAAACTTTTAAATAAAGTTTTACTATTTTTGACCCATCAAATAAAAAAACATATGGATTTTCCGGCTGGATTAAAATACACAAAAGACCACGAGTGGATTAAAGTAGAAGGCAATGAAGCCACGATAGGCATCACCGAATTTGCACAGCGCGAATTGGGCGACATTGTTTATATTGATATCAACTCGTTGGGTAAAGAAGTTGCCAAAGATGAAGTTTTTGGTACGGTTGAAGCGGTAAAAACCGTTTCGGACTTGTTTATGCCGGCTGCCGGTACTGTTAACGAGCTAAACCCTGCGCTTGACAAACAGCCGGAACTGGTTAATTCTGATCCTTACGGCGAGGGCTGGATGGTTAAAGCTACCCTGAATGACGTTGCTGATCTGGAGAGTTTATTATCAGCCGAAAGTTATAAATCACTCATAGGCGTTTAAAAAGACGTTGAAAACAAACAAGGCCCGCTGTTTTGCGGGCCTTGTTTGTTTATTTCGACGGGAGGCACTGTAAACGAGCGCCGTATTTCTTTAATTAGCCCGGAAACAATTCACCGGGATAGTAGCGTATAACAGTTGATGATAATGATGGACCTATTGAACAACATTGGGCGCCGTAATGAGTTTTAACAGTTAGCTGTTTGACAATGCCTGCCGGATTTTTTATCGGGCTTTAAACGGAATTTAGAACAATAACCCGTAGCAGTATAAATTATGAAAAAAAACGCGTTAATAATTATTGGCTTGTTGTGTTTAATCTCTATGTCATCATGCGGTATATTTAAAGGCTGCGGGTGCCCTAAATTCGGATCGGTTAAAACCCGGCCGGCCGGAAACACCGTATATCACAGTTAAAAAAATGACTTTGGGCACATTTAAATGTGACGAAGATCACGTAATCTTATTTGGATTAAATTTAAATAAGCTCTATCTTTGACTAAGATTTTAATTAATTATGACGCTTTCAGAACTTGTACCAGGCCAAATGGGAATTGTAAAAGAGTTTACAGACCTTGAAATGTCAGTAAAATTGATGGAAATGGGATGCTTGCCCGGTGAACAGGTTACCGTAGCACGTATTGCCCCTATGGGCGACCCGATTGCCATCAATGTATCTGGTTACCAGCTTAGCCTTCGTAAATTTGAAGCATCGACCATTGTTTTGCAGTAGTTTTTAGCCTCTTGAAAACCGATCTGAGAGTTGCACTTGTAGGAAACCCAAACACCGGTAAATCAACTCTTTTTAACACATTAACCGGCTTAAATCAAAAAATAGGAAATTTCCCCGGGGTAACTATTGATAAAAAAACCGGGTACGCTACACTGCCTGACGGCCGCACTGCCGAAATTATCGACCTGCCCGGCACTTACAGCCTCTATCCGAAAAGCCAGGACGAATCCATTGTATTTTCCATCTTAGCAGACAAAGCCAACCCGCTTACACCCGACCTGGTTGTTGTGATTATTGACGCCACCAACCTGAAGCGAAACCTGCTGCTTTATACACAGGTAGCCGACCTGAAAATACCGGTCATCATCGCGCTGAATATGATGGATCTGGCTAAAAAAAGCAACATCGAAATAAACGTCGATCTTTTTGCCAAAAAGCTGGGTGTCCCCGTTGTTCCGATTGCGGCAAGAAAGGGTGAGGGAATTGAAAAATTAAAAGAAGCCATCACCTTTGCAAATAAAATCGCTTTACAGTCAGAGTCAATTGACGTTCAATCCATCGCTCCGGAACTGATCGCGCAGATCAGCAGCGAGTTTAAAATTGGGAACCCATATTATGCACTGCAGCTGGCCCACCAGCACGAGACCATAAAATTCATTTCGGCAAGCGAGAGCGACCGCATTGAAGAAATTGAACATGAGTTTTCTTTCCATTCGCAAAAGGCGCAGGGTAAGGAAACCATCGCCCGGTATAATTTTATAAACGAGCTCCTTTATGATACCGTAAAGATCCCCGAAACAGCTAAAGATGAAACGGTAAGTAACAAAATAGATAAGGTGCTAACGCATCGTGTTTTCGGGCTGTTCATCTTCATGGGCATCCTTTTGTTTATGTTCCAGTCCATTTTTGCCTGGTCGGCCTACCCGATGGAACTTATTGCCGATGCTTTTGTTTGGGTGCAAAATGCATTGCACAGCCTGTTGCCTGCCGGCCCGTTAACGGGTTTGGTTGTTGACGGCGTTATTGGTGGTTTAAG
This genomic window contains:
- the frr gene encoding ribosome recycling factor, yielding MSELIKKQVNDAKAHMDKAIDHCDGELLKIRAGKASPSMLDDIYVDYYGSPTPLSQVGSVNTPDARTIVVQPWEKSLLGPIEKAIMEANLGVNPQNDGVIIRINVPPLTEERRRDLVKKAKAEAETGKIAIRNIRKEANEKIRKLKTEGVSEDEMKVGEAEVQKLTDAYIIKVDSLSAAKEKDIMTV
- a CDS encoding lmo0937 family membrane protein, with amino-acid sequence MRSLVYIIVVVLIISWLLGGFAFHVGGDAIHIIIVIAVILLLFNLFGNHSDSYRRRWW
- a CDS encoding aminotransferase class V-fold PLP-dependent enzyme yields the protein MDSTLIGEQEIQQLRAATKGTAQKVHFNNAGASLPPDVVVDTVINYLLEEAACGGYETEAKYKQQLDNTYDLVARLINAEKEEIAMVENASTAWMLAFNGIDFKPGDVVLTTEMEYVTNLIGLLNAKKTLGIEFKVILNDEYGNFSLEALEAAISPKTKLIAVTHIPSTAGGMIPVVEIGQIARKHGILYLVDACQSAGQIPVDVKEIGCDMLAVTGRKYLRAPRGTGFLFVRKAVQDQLKLTFIDGSTAASVSEDDFKVRDDARRFELYEKNRALILGLGKAVEYALDIGVDRIWLRIQYLAGLLRNQLENIEGITVHDAGDQQCGIVTFSVKGMDSATVKNLLGEKQINVSVGKAVSTLIYMNKHHLTSIVRASVHYYNTEEEIEFLCDTLKTILK
- a CDS encoding lipocalin family protein, translated to MKIFCIGLAACLSLFSGGVPNKTVSKVDLKNFSGTWYSLYSIPTLFDKGSRETTTHYNLNSDGYYDVATTCRDEDNKIRTIHSKIFPDKNTRDGQMKAQFIWPIKVDYWLIDLAPDYSWAVVGHPDYRFLFIMSRKPHMDKKLYDEIVARCKAMGYPVEKLVSQQFPHALE
- the gcvH gene encoding glycine cleavage system protein GcvH — translated: MDFPAGLKYTKDHEWIKVEGNEATIGITEFAQRELGDIVYIDINSLGKEVAKDEVFGTVEAVKTVSDLFMPAAGTVNELNPALDKQPELVNSDPYGEGWMVKATLNDVADLESLLSAESYKSLIGV
- a CDS encoding FeoA family protein produces the protein MTLSELVPGQMGIVKEFTDLEMSVKLMEMGCLPGEQVTVARIAPMGDPIAINVSGYQLSLRKFEASTIVLQ